One region of Flavobacterium sp. KACC 22763 genomic DNA includes:
- a CDS encoding sensor histidine kinase — MPVFRFFISLLLFFAVKGTSLAQPKDTVNTKASQTQVDNKTVLTSISKSEQLRNKKIVSLSIILTIIVFLLFYFLYQNNKLKQKIKRKDTKQKILLDIINSGIDSQEAEHKKIASFLHDNINSLLSSAGLHLNTFTAQNNIKSDEIQKAKTILSEAHELLRDMSHDLVPALLVRFGLIYSLEDLCEKNSNSAIEFEFSSSVPTSRRYAEKFEMKIYFIVSELFSNITKHSNAQKAKLTLNEKENQLILRIHDDGIGFKTQKLKDAEGFGLNRIRARIKKYKGSLSIVSRENQGTKIKIEIPLPH, encoded by the coding sequence ATGCCTGTTTTCCGTTTTTTTATCTCTTTGCTATTATTTTTTGCTGTTAAAGGAACTAGTCTTGCACAGCCAAAAGACACTGTAAACACAAAGGCGTCGCAAACTCAAGTTGATAATAAAACTGTCCTTACGTCTATTAGCAAATCAGAACAATTACGAAATAAAAAAATTGTTAGCCTATCTATCATACTAACCATCATTGTTTTTCTTTTATTTTACTTTTTGTATCAAAACAATAAACTAAAGCAAAAAATAAAACGCAAAGACACCAAACAGAAAATTCTTCTCGACATCATCAATTCAGGCATAGATTCTCAAGAGGCAGAACACAAAAAAATTGCTTCTTTTCTTCATGATAATATTAATTCGCTATTATCTTCAGCTGGATTGCATTTAAATACATTTACAGCTCAGAACAATATAAAATCGGATGAAATACAAAAAGCAAAAACCATTTTATCTGAGGCTCACGAGCTCTTAAGAGATATGTCTCATGATCTTGTTCCAGCTCTTTTGGTACGCTTTGGATTAATTTATTCTTTAGAGGATTTATGCGAAAAAAACTCCAATTCTGCGATTGAATTTGAATTTTCAAGTTCAGTTCCGACCAGCAGACGATATGCTGAAAAATTCGAAATGAAAATTTATTTTATTGTAAGTGAATTATTTAGCAATATCACTAAGCATAGCAATGCCCAAAAAGCAAAACTTACTTTAAATGAAAAAGAAAACCAATTAATTCTGCGTATTCATGATGATGGTATTGGTTTTAAAACTCAAAAATTAAAAGATGCGGAAGGCTTTGGCTTAAACAGAATCAGAGCGCGAATCAAAAAATACAAAGGCTCTTTATCTATTGTTTCCAGAGAAAATCAGGGAACCAAAATAAAAATCGAGATTCCGCTACCACATTAA
- a CDS encoding metallophosphoesterase family protein: MTKILLLSDTHSHIDDTILKYVAQADEVWHAGDIGDLSVTDAIKKLKPLRAVYGNIDDAKARLEFPLNNRFSCENVSVWITHIGGYPGKYNQNVREELALNPPKLFICGHSHILKVMFDKKHNLLHMNPGAAGKSGFHKVRTMLRFVIDDDKIKDLEIVEIGAK; this comes from the coding sequence TTGACTAAGATCCTACTTCTCTCAGATACTCACAGCCATATTGATGATACAATTTTAAAATATGTTGCTCAGGCAGATGAGGTTTGGCATGCTGGAGATATTGGAGATTTGAGTGTTACAGATGCTATTAAAAAACTAAAGCCATTGAGAGCGGTTTATGGAAACATTGATGATGCAAAAGCAAGATTAGAGTTTCCGCTAAATAACCGTTTTTCATGCGAAAATGTATCGGTTTGGATTACGCATATTGGAGGTTATCCCGGAAAGTACAATCAGAATGTTAGAGAAGAATTGGCTTTGAATCCGCCAAAATTGTTTATCTGCGGGCATTCGCATATCTTAAAAGTTATGTTTGATAAAAAGCACAATTTACTGCACATGAATCCAGGTGCGGCAGGGAAAAGCGGTTTTCATAAAGTACGAACGATGCTTCGATTTGTAATTGATGATGATAAAATCAAAGATCTGGAAATTGTTGAAATAGGAGCGAAATAA
- a CDS encoding SPFH domain-containing protein produces MNEITSYWWILLIVFAILFYKFILRVFFGMVIVPEDKIGLVTKKFVLFGADKSLPDGRIIATKGEAGYQAKTLAPGLYWGMWIWQYSIDMTSFTLIPEGKIGLVLSKDGKEIPTGRILARKVESDNFQDATAFLDNGGQKGRQTAFITTGSYRINTFLFEIVITDQIKIYENMIGIVTALDGEPIPQGQIAGKFVDSHNNFQDFDKFLEHGGNRGLQPQVMLAGSYYINTWGILIEQNPMTDVPIGYVGVVISYIGEDGQDVTGDTFKHGNIVSKGQRGVWMEPFGPGKYALNKYTTKLEPVPTTNLVLNWANARSESHDLDKNLSTITVRSKDGFPFNLDVAQIIHVPAAEAPKVIARFGSMNNLVSQVLEPTIGNYFRNSAQDSDVISFLTTRKERQESAKNHIKLVLDEYNVNAVDTLIGDIVPPDSLMKTLTDRKLAEEEQKTYQTQKLAQEQRQGMEKETAIADMQKEIVRASQSVEIAQRTADATVKKAEGDATSLKLNVNAEAEATKMRASAEAEATKARAGAQAEATRLNASAEAEKISKTGLAEAEKIMAIGKSTAEAYQLQVSAMGGDNFTRYKVTEEIGKGNIKVIPDVLISGNGGSDGSISGLLGLKLMEMMDTKELKEGKNQNTKK; encoded by the coding sequence ATGAATGAAATTACCTCTTATTGGTGGATACTTTTAATTGTATTTGCCATTCTTTTTTACAAATTTATTTTGCGCGTTTTCTTCGGAATGGTGATTGTTCCCGAGGATAAAATCGGTTTAGTAACCAAAAAGTTTGTTTTGTTTGGCGCAGACAAATCATTGCCCGACGGCCGAATTATAGCAACAAAAGGCGAGGCGGGCTATCAGGCTAAAACGCTTGCCCCGGGGTTATATTGGGGAATGTGGATTTGGCAGTATTCAATTGACATGACTAGTTTCACATTAATTCCAGAAGGAAAAATTGGATTGGTTTTAAGTAAAGATGGAAAAGAAATTCCGACAGGAAGAATCTTAGCTAGAAAAGTAGAAAGTGACAACTTTCAAGATGCAACAGCATTTTTAGACAACGGCGGACAAAAAGGACGTCAGACTGCTTTTATTACAACTGGATCGTATCGTATCAATACGTTTTTGTTTGAGATTGTAATTACAGATCAAATCAAGATTTACGAAAACATGATTGGTATTGTAACAGCTCTAGATGGTGAACCAATTCCGCAAGGACAGATTGCAGGTAAATTTGTAGATAGCCATAACAATTTTCAGGATTTTGATAAATTCCTTGAGCATGGCGGAAATCGTGGTTTGCAGCCTCAGGTTATGTTAGCGGGTTCTTACTATATTAATACTTGGGGAATTTTAATTGAGCAAAACCCAATGACAGATGTGCCAATTGGTTATGTTGGAGTTGTAATTTCTTATATTGGAGAAGATGGGCAAGACGTAACAGGTGACACTTTTAAACACGGAAATATTGTTTCAAAAGGACAGCGTGGTGTTTGGATGGAGCCTTTCGGGCCAGGAAAGTATGCTTTGAATAAATATACTACTAAGCTAGAACCTGTTCCGACAACAAACTTGGTTTTAAACTGGGCTAATGCTAGAAGTGAATCGCATGATTTAGATAAAAACTTATCTACAATTACAGTTCGTTCAAAAGACGGTTTCCCTTTCAATCTTGATGTTGCACAAATTATTCACGTTCCGGCGGCCGAAGCGCCAAAAGTAATTGCACGTTTTGGAAGTATGAACAATTTAGTTTCTCAGGTTTTGGAACCGACAATTGGTAACTATTTTAGAAACTCAGCTCAAGACAGCGATGTGATTTCGTTCCTTACAACTAGAAAAGAACGTCAAGAATCGGCTAAAAACCATATTAAATTAGTTCTTGATGAATATAACGTAAATGCTGTTGATACCTTAATTGGAGATATTGTTCCGCCAGATTCGTTAATGAAAACTTTGACAGACAGAAAATTGGCCGAAGAAGAGCAGAAAACATATCAAACCCAAAAATTGGCACAAGAACAGCGTCAGGGAATGGAAAAAGAAACGGCAATTGCTGATATGCAGAAAGAAATTGTACGAGCTTCGCAAAGTGTTGAAATCGCACAACGTACTGCAGATGCAACTGTTAAGAAAGCGGAAGGAGATGCAACAAGTTTAAAACTGAATGTAAATGCTGAAGCAGAAGCTACAAAAATGCGTGCAAGTGCAGAAGCCGAAGCCACAAAAGCAAGAGCAGGAGCACAAGCTGAAGCAACAAGACTGAATGCAAGTGCAGAAGCTGAAAAAATCTCAAAAACTGGTTTGGCTGAAGCGGAGAAAATTATGGCGATTGGTAAATCTACTGCAGAAGCATATCAATTACAAGTTAGCGCAATGGGCGGAGATAATTTTACCCGTTATAAAGTAACCGAAGAAATTGGTAAAGGAAATATCAAAGTAATTCCAGATGTATTAATTTCAGGAAACGGCGGTTCTGATGGTTCAATCAGTGGTTTATTGGGATTGAAATTGATGGAAATGATGGATACCAAAGAATTGAAAGAAGGTAAAAATCAAAATACTAAGAAATAA
- the truA gene encoding tRNA pseudouridine(38-40) synthase TruA has protein sequence MRYFIQFAYNGTHYHGWQIQPNASSVQETLNKAFSVLLNETISIMGAGRTDTGVHASEMYGHFDTEKTLDIPILVYKLNSYLPKDIAIFDIKLVHDDAHCRFDATKRTYEYHINTVKNPFLQELSWYVTQKLDVDLMNEAAQLLLKHTDFQCFSKVNTDVNTFDCTIFEAFWKQENGKLIFTISANRFLRNMVRSIVGTLINIGLHKITLADFENIIASKNREKAGFSVPAHGLYLTNIYYDYI, from the coding sequence ATGAGATATTTTATTCAATTCGCTTACAACGGAACACATTATCATGGCTGGCAAATACAGCCAAATGCTTCTTCAGTTCAGGAAACTTTAAATAAGGCTTTTTCGGTTTTATTAAATGAAACTATCAGCATTATGGGTGCTGGAAGAACGGATACTGGCGTGCACGCGAGTGAAATGTATGGTCATTTTGATACAGAAAAAACTCTTGATATTCCAATTTTGGTTTATAAATTGAATTCGTATTTGCCAAAAGACATTGCGATTTTTGATATTAAACTAGTTCACGATGATGCACACTGTCGTTTTGACGCAACAAAACGAACTTACGAATATCATATCAATACGGTTAAAAATCCGTTTTTACAGGAATTGAGCTGGTATGTGACGCAAAAACTAGATGTGGATTTGATGAATGAAGCGGCGCAATTATTATTGAAACATACCGATTTTCAGTGTTTTTCAAAAGTTAATACTGATGTAAACACATTTGATTGCACGATTTTTGAGGCGTTCTGGAAACAGGAAAACGGAAAACTGATTTTTACCATTTCGGCCAATCGTTTTTTAAGAAATATGGTTCGTTCCATTGTGGGAACTTTAATTAATATAGGATTGCACAAAATCACATTGGCAGATTTTGAAAATATTATTGCCAGCAAAAACAGAGAAAAAGCAGGGTTTTCTGTCCCAGCACATGGTTTATATTTAACCAATATTTATTACGATTACATTTAA
- a CDS encoding ABC transporter ATP-binding protein — protein MKAKAFDTGLFKRILKYTRPYKWRYYGVIIFAISLSIFAALRPYLLKETVDGYIKTHDKMGLLMYIILMGVVLLMEVFSQFYFVYWANWLGQDIVKDIRTKLFQHILSFRMKYFDLVPVGQLVTRAVSDIESIARIFSQGLFMIISDLMKMVVVLIFMFYMNWKLTWIVVIAMPILVYVTRIFQRKMQVAFEEVRTQIANMNSFVQERVTGMKIVQLFNREKIEAENFKEINNKHRVAWIKTILYNSIFFPIADIISSITLGLVVVYGGFRILNGDHFTTFGDLFSYTMFIGMLFNPLRQIADKFNEMQLGMIAANRVFDIIDTQDHIQDTGTIEAPVFNGRIDFKDVRFSYIPEEEVIKGIDLSVSAGQTVAIVGSTGAGKSTIINLLNRFYEINSGTICIDGENIENYTLASLRKQIAVVLQDVFLFADTIYNNITLHNPAITRDKVIDAAKKIGVHDFIMNLPDNYDFDVKERGVMLSSGQRQLIAFLRSYVSNPSILILDEATSSIDTYSEEMIQRATETITKGRTSIIIAHRLATIVNADKIVVMDKGLIVEQGTHQELLLKADGYYKNLYDSQFAVAN, from the coding sequence ATGAAAGCAAAAGCATTCGACACAGGATTATTCAAACGAATTTTAAAATATACCCGCCCTTATAAATGGCGTTATTATGGCGTAATTATTTTTGCCATTTCGCTGTCCATTTTTGCTGCGCTCCGTCCTTACTTGCTTAAAGAAACAGTAGACGGCTACATCAAAACTCATGATAAAATGGGATTATTGATGTATATTATTTTAATGGGTGTAGTTCTACTGATGGAAGTTTTCTCTCAGTTTTACTTCGTCTATTGGGCCAACTGGCTCGGTCAGGATATTGTAAAAGATATTAGAACCAAACTTTTTCAGCACATTTTGAGTTTCAGAATGAAGTATTTCGATTTGGTTCCGGTGGGACAATTGGTTACAAGAGCCGTTTCGGATATTGAATCTATTGCTCGAATTTTCAGTCAGGGTTTGTTTATGATTATAAGTGACTTGATGAAAATGGTTGTGGTGTTGATTTTTATGTTTTACATGAACTGGAAACTGACTTGGATTGTGGTAATTGCTATGCCAATTTTGGTTTATGTTACAAGGATTTTCCAACGTAAAATGCAAGTTGCTTTTGAGGAAGTAAGAACTCAGATTGCCAACATGAACTCGTTTGTTCAGGAACGTGTAACGGGTATGAAAATCGTACAGCTTTTTAACCGTGAAAAAATCGAAGCCGAAAACTTCAAAGAAATCAACAACAAACATAGAGTAGCCTGGATTAAAACCATTTTATACAACTCTATTTTCTTCCCTATTGCCGATATTATTTCATCTATTACTTTAGGTTTAGTTGTCGTTTATGGTGGTTTTAGAATTTTGAACGGTGATCATTTTACGACTTTTGGAGATTTATTCTCCTACACCATGTTTATCGGAATGCTGTTTAATCCGTTAAGGCAAATTGCAGATAAATTTAACGAGATGCAATTAGGAATGATTGCTGCCAATCGTGTTTTTGATATTATCGACACGCAAGATCATATTCAAGATACGGGAACAATTGAAGCGCCAGTTTTTAACGGAAGAATTGACTTTAAAGATGTTCGTTTCAGTTATATTCCAGAAGAGGAAGTAATCAAAGGAATTGATTTATCGGTTTCGGCTGGACAGACTGTTGCTATTGTAGGTTCTACCGGTGCAGGAAAATCGACTATCATTAATTTATTGAATCGTTTTTACGAAATCAACAGCGGAACCATCTGTATTGATGGTGAAAACATCGAAAACTACACTTTGGCTTCTTTGAGAAAACAAATTGCTGTGGTTTTGCAAGATGTCTTTTTGTTTGCCGATACAATTTACAATAATATTACTTTGCACAATCCGGCAATTACGAGAGATAAAGTAATTGATGCTGCAAAGAAAATTGGTGTTCATGATTTTATTATGAACCTCCCAGATAATTATGATTTTGATGTAAAAGAGCGAGGCGTTATGCTTTCTTCTGGACAGCGTCAGCTTATTGCTTTTTTACGTTCTTATGTGAGTAATCCGAGTATTTTGATTTTGGATGAGGCCACTTCTTCGATTGATACGTATTCTGAAGAAATGATTCAGCGTGCAACAGAAACGATTACAAAAGGAAGAACTTCTATTATAATTGCACATAGATTAGCAACAATTGTAAATGCAGATAAAATTGTGGTGATGGATAAGGGATTGATTGTTGAACAAGGAACGCATCAGGAATTATTACTGAAAGCTGATGGTTACTATAAAAATTTATATGACTCGCAGTTTGCTGTGGCAAACTAA
- a CDS encoding histidine kinase translates to MKFRLKNITSRRAFLIYVVVSILITVSSVYILSNLITDLTEKSNDDIATRNFLKKQEFMSEELSKFLEQEKKIEQVLKISTSGNLDNNLKLLSSLQANNKLIVNNWFQINENAIQYGNPSISNEIKNDIKAFLIQNENAKHLSVILPQGKEWVWRIYFKLVSESKTVVKYGYDINLRLLHSYISKIDKTKTATNYAFVFDKNGTCIYHPEIAFLGKNIFKISSLNPSDTIYSKKQDFVKRTTLSEFLQLDVIRFTKKLDIKNSNWFVCVNVPKMVADENVALVKKYSTSIYSITTVMLLLIFYLFSYANRRAYREKGIVIKEKNKLLVENEKIIKEKALIQLQQLKEQINPHFLFNSLNSLYMLIGSDIKVAQKFTLNLSRIYRYLIDPPEKNIVPLKDELLFIEKYIFLQQTRFKEELFFSIEIENQAALNKHIPYLAFQIVVENAIKHNRATQESPLTTKILIKENQVIISNNLQKKLTAEPSTKFGLNYLKSIYNYYSKTEFNTSEKDGYFVCILPLISIHS, encoded by the coding sequence TTGAAATTTAGATTAAAAAATATTACTTCTAGGCGTGCTTTTTTAATATACGTTGTTGTCTCGATTCTGATTACGGTTTCGTCGGTTTACATTCTGAGCAATCTGATTACAGATTTAACCGAAAAATCGAATGATGATATAGCAACGCGTAACTTCCTTAAAAAACAAGAATTCATGTCTGAAGAACTTTCGAAGTTCTTAGAACAGGAAAAAAAGATTGAACAAGTTCTAAAAATCAGCACTTCGGGAAACCTTGATAACAATTTAAAGCTTTTGTCTTCTCTTCAGGCAAATAATAAATTGATTGTGAATAATTGGTTTCAGATTAATGAAAACGCTATTCAATACGGCAATCCTTCTATTTCTAACGAAATTAAAAATGACATAAAAGCATTTCTTATTCAAAATGAAAATGCCAAACATCTCAGTGTAATTCTTCCGCAAGGAAAGGAATGGGTTTGGCGCATTTATTTTAAATTAGTTTCAGAAAGCAAAACTGTCGTAAAATATGGTTATGACATCAATCTGAGATTGCTTCATAGTTACATTTCTAAAATAGACAAAACAAAAACAGCTACTAACTACGCTTTTGTTTTTGATAAAAACGGAACCTGCATTTACCATCCCGAAATTGCTTTTCTTGGAAAAAATATCTTTAAGATTTCATCTCTTAATCCATCTGATACGATTTATAGTAAGAAACAAGATTTCGTCAAAAGAACAACTCTGTCTGAGTTCTTGCAGTTGGATGTTATTCGTTTTACTAAAAAACTGGATATCAAAAACTCAAACTGGTTTGTCTGCGTTAACGTTCCTAAAATGGTCGCTGACGAAAATGTAGCTTTGGTTAAAAAATATTCAACTTCGATTTATTCGATCACAACAGTAATGTTGCTTTTGATTTTTTATCTTTTCTCTTATGCCAACAGACGTGCTTACAGAGAAAAGGGAATTGTCATAAAAGAGAAAAATAAACTCTTGGTTGAGAATGAAAAAATCATCAAAGAAAAAGCTTTGATTCAGCTGCAACAATTAAAAGAGCAAATTAATCCACACTTTTTGTTCAATTCGCTCAATTCGCTTTATATGCTTATTGGAAGTGATATTAAAGTTGCGCAGAAATTTACTTTAAACCTATCTCGTATTTATCGTTATTTAATTGATCCGCCAGAAAAGAACATTGTTCCTTTGAAGGACGAATTATTATTTATCGAAAAATATATCTTTTTGCAGCAAACCCGTTTTAAAGAAGAGTTATTCTTTTCTATCGAAATTGAAAACCAAGCTGCATTAAACAAACACATCCCTTATCTTGCTTTTCAGATTGTGGTCGAAAATGCTATTAAGCATAATAGAGCCACACAGGAAAGTCCACTTACTACAAAAATCCTGATTAAAGAAAATCAGGTAATTATCAGCAACAATCTTCAAAAGAAATTGACTGCAGAACCGAGTACTAAATTTGGGTTAAATTACCTAAAGAGTATTTACAATTATTATTCAAAAACAGAATTTAATACATCAGAAAAAGATGGCTATTTTGTTTGTATTCTTCCATTAATATCCATTCACTCCTAA
- a CDS encoding zinc-dependent metalloprotease: MKEKSFLHNLIIFCISLLLLSSLTVHSQKKKKDKKEDKTEIKKDSTDSKKGKKYDDLVKKGSIKKGLFNVIQVKTDVYFEIQDSLFQREFLIVNKLSQVPFQVNEAGLNKGMNYENKVISFYKDTIAKKVWVKSYVPKVSSPKEDAITQSVQNNFAESIIEVFDIETKNNDSTSVVIKVNKIFDGKQKSFNDVLSNTGIGGSVKSDLSYIEGLKTFPKNIVVKSQLTTSYSDGASSLPITLGVTSNIILLDKTPMKPRFSDKRIGFFSEKHWYFTDAQQAMVEKELITRWRLEPKKEDKEKYLKGELVEPKKPIVYYIDPSTPKQWRKYIIDGVHDWQAAFEKAGFKNAIIAKEPTDKDLDFDIDDVRYSVITYAASPKSNAMGPSVVDPRSGEIIEADIIWWHNVMTSLQSWMRIQTGPIDPKARENKFSDEHMGEAIRFVSSHEVGHTFGLKHNMGSSFAYDVESLRSKEFTAKMGGTAPSIMDYARYNYVAQPEDNVTVITPKIGEYDKYAIEWGYRWYSPNDNETTKLNALITKHQDDPIYFYGEQQGNVIDPRSQSEDLGNDAMKASEYGLKNLKRVVDNILNWTYDKDQSYYETGKLYIGAIGQWQTYTDHVLANIGGVYLNTTVHGDNKQSYVPVPAAMQKRAADYLVKNVLTIPQWLFFNDILEKTNPLKDSPFGPYEYTPYTMARGLQYDAMYSLFRDDRLLRMTENELYQLNKTKEPVFTVNDLFKKIHQNVFAGTIANKSLSILERMTQKNYVDVLIISTNKLFEKTEAKKSIEIQQTLSMPHLCNYLNDAHTARNINNAFLSRVAEVTSDKKGELTKVLQLLKTKKNTGDQSTQNHYRDLIQRIEKALNNTTF; this comes from the coding sequence ATGAAGGAAAAATCATTCCTGCATAATTTGATAATATTTTGCATATCCTTATTACTATTATCGTCACTTACTGTTCATTCTCAAAAGAAGAAAAAAGACAAAAAAGAGGACAAAACTGAAATTAAAAAAGATTCTACCGATTCTAAAAAAGGTAAAAAATACGACGACCTTGTAAAAAAAGGTTCGATCAAAAAAGGACTCTTCAATGTCATTCAGGTAAAAACCGATGTTTATTTTGAAATTCAAGACAGTTTATTCCAAAGAGAGTTTTTAATTGTAAACAAATTATCTCAAGTTCCTTTTCAAGTAAACGAAGCTGGCTTAAACAAAGGAATGAATTATGAAAACAAAGTCATTAGTTTTTATAAAGATACAATTGCAAAGAAGGTTTGGGTAAAATCGTATGTTCCAAAAGTTTCTTCACCAAAAGAAGATGCGATTACACAATCGGTTCAAAATAATTTTGCAGAATCTATTATTGAAGTTTTTGATATTGAAACCAAAAACAACGATTCGACTTCTGTTGTTATTAAAGTAAATAAGATTTTTGACGGAAAACAAAAAAGCTTCAATGATGTTTTGAGCAACACTGGCATTGGAGGTTCTGTAAAATCTGATTTATCATATATAGAAGGTTTAAAAACTTTCCCAAAAAATATTGTAGTAAAATCGCAACTGACAACTTCTTACAGCGATGGCGCATCGTCATTACCAATTACGCTTGGTGTGACAAGTAATATTATTTTATTGGACAAAACTCCAATGAAACCACGTTTTTCTGATAAACGAATTGGTTTCTTTTCTGAAAAGCATTGGTATTTTACCGATGCACAGCAAGCAATGGTTGAAAAAGAACTTATTACACGCTGGAGATTAGAACCTAAAAAAGAAGACAAAGAAAAATATTTGAAAGGTGAATTAGTAGAGCCGAAAAAACCAATCGTTTATTACATCGATCCATCGACTCCAAAACAATGGAGAAAATACATTATTGATGGAGTACACGATTGGCAGGCAGCTTTTGAAAAAGCGGGTTTCAAAAACGCTATTATCGCAAAAGAACCTACTGATAAAGATTTGGATTTTGATATTGATGACGTGCGTTACTCTGTAATTACGTATGCTGCATCTCCAAAATCAAATGCAATGGGGCCATCTGTGGTTGACCCAAGAAGCGGTGAAATTATCGAAGCCGATATTATCTGGTGGCATAATGTAATGACGTCGCTTCAAAGCTGGATGCGCATCCAAACAGGACCAATTGATCCTAAAGCTAGAGAAAATAAATTTAGCGATGAACATATGGGAGAAGCAATTCGTTTTGTTTCGTCTCACGAAGTGGGTCATACTTTTGGTTTAAAACACAATATGGGTTCTTCTTTTGCTTATGATGTAGAATCATTACGTTCTAAAGAATTTACAGCAAAAATGGGAGGAACAGCTCCATCAATTATGGATTATGCGCGTTACAACTATGTAGCTCAGCCAGAAGACAATGTTACAGTAATTACTCCAAAAATTGGAGAATATGATAAATATGCTATAGAATGGGGTTACAGATGGTACTCGCCTAACGACAACGAAACAACAAAACTAAACGCCTTAATTACAAAACATCAAGATGACCCCATTTATTTTTATGGCGAACAGCAGGGAAATGTAATTGATCCTCGTTCTCAGTCTGAAGACTTAGGAAATGATGCTATGAAAGCAAGCGAATACGGTTTGAAGAACTTAAAGCGTGTTGTAGATAATATCTTAAACTGGACTTACGATAAAGATCAGTCTTACTATGAAACAGGTAAACTATATATTGGAGCTATTGGCCAATGGCAAACATACACTGACCATGTATTGGCTAATATTGGGGGTGTTTATTTAAATACAACGGTTCACGGCGATAACAAACAAAGTTATGTTCCGGTTCCTGCTGCAATGCAGAAAAGAGCTGCAGATTATTTAGTTAAAAATGTACTTACAATTCCGCAGTGGCTGTTTTTTAATGACATTTTAGAAAAAACAAATCCGTTGAAAGATTCTCCTTTTGGACCTTACGAATACACACCATATACAATGGCACGAGGATTACAATACGATGCAATGTATAGCTTATTCAGAGACGACCGTTTACTTCGAATGACAGAAAATGAATTGTATCAGCTAAATAAAACTAAAGAACCCGTTTTTACCGTAAATGATTTGTTTAAAAAAATACATCAAAACGTTTTTGCTGGAACAATTGCGAATAAATCGCTATCAATTCTGGAGCGTATGACACAAAAGAATTATGTAGATGTTTTAATTATTTCAACAAATAAATTATTTGAAAAAACAGAAGCGAAGAAATCAATCGAAATTCAGCAGACTTTAAGCATGCCGCATTTATGCAATTATTTAAATGATGCACATACAGCAAGAAATATCAATAATGCTTTTTTAAGTAGAGTTGCAGAAGTAACCTCAGATAAAAAAGGCGAATTAACAAAAGTCCTTCAATTATTAAAAACTAAAAAGAATACAGGAGACCAATCTACCCAAAACCATTACCGCGATTTGATCCAACGAATCGAAAAAGCCCTAAATAATACAACCTTTTAA